AATTGATAATTCTAATTTAAATATTGAAGAAACCGGAGAAATAATATTAAAAAAAATTAAAAACAAATTTAAATCTTAGGTTATTTAAATAATAGGTAATACTATGAAAAAAGAACTTTTAATTATATTAATCCTAATTTCTTTTGTATTTGTCTATGCAGAAGAATATGAACCAGAATTGAGAGTAGAAATAAAACCATATTGTTATGGGAGTAATGTTTTAATAAAAGTTGAAGAGTCCCACATAGATAAAAATGAGAATATTACTTGGTTGCCTTCTGCAAATGCTACTGTTCTTATAAAACATTTTGGTTATATAATTAAAAAAGAGATCACTAATGAAAATGGAACAATAAAATATAAATTTCCTTTAGCAAATATATATGGAATTGATGCAACAAAAGAAGATTATGAAGATTATTATAATAATGAGGTTCTTTTAAGGTCTTGTTTAATAACTCCTTATGAACCTCCAGAAATAGAACCATATATCCATATTCCCCCAATAGTTAATCCCCCAAAAATATTAACAATTGATTGGGTTCGTGTTGTAATGGTTTGGTAAGGATTTAAAATAATAATCAACTAATTAATTACGTGATTAAATGAAAATAGCTATTATAGGAGACACTCATTTTGGTTATAAAAGATTCCAAGAAGACAGCTTTTCCCAAGGGATAGATGCTTTATTATCTGCATATGATAAAGCAGATATGATAATTTTAGCGGGGGATATATTTGATACGAGAATACCTTCAATGGAAACAATAGGAGAAGCAGTAAGTATATTAGAACAATTAAGACATAAAACGTGGAATGTAAAATATAAAGAAGACAACAAAAAAATACCTATTGCAGCAATACATGGAACACACGAAAGAAGAGCAAAAGGAAGTTTAAACCCAATTCAATTATTAGGTAAAATGAATTATCTAATAGATGTTGATGAAAACCCTTCTATATTCGAGCTTAATGAAGAAAAAATATGTATTCAGGGGATGGGAGGAGTACCTGATGAGTTTGCTAAAAACACATTGAAATCATTGGATTTTAAACCAAAAGAAAATATGTTTAATATCCTAGTACTGCACCAATCTATACAAGAATATATGTATATTGGGGAGAAAACTTCTTCTTTAATATCTTTAAATGATTTGCCTAATGGCTTTGATTTATATATAAACGGCCATATCCATGATTATAAAACAGGTTTAAATGGAAAATTTATAATACCTGGAAGTACAGTAGTAACTCAATTAAAAGTTAATGAACAAGGAAATAAAGGATATGTTATCTATGATACTCTAACAAAAACACATGAATTTATCAATGTAAAAACACGGCCTTTTAAATTAAAGGAATTAGAATTTTCACAAGCTAGTGTAATAGAAATAGAAAATGAAATTAAAAAAATTATTGAAGATATCCTTAAAAATTCCCAAGAAAAACCAATTATTAAATTAAATCTAAAAGGAGATTTGAAAAAAGGATTAGAAACAAGAGACTTAGATCTATCCTTTCAAAAAGAATTCAAAGATAAATGTTTCTTATTTATATCTAATGAGTTAAATTCAGAAAATTTAAAGCAGAAAATAGAGAAAATAAGAGAACTGCGTGAACAAAAAAAATCCATTAAAGACTTTGGCGCTTCTATATTCGGAGAAAAACTAAAAGAAGCAGGAATAGAATTAAACAATCCAGGCGCTGTTTTAGATGAATTAATTGATAATCCAGATGAAATTATAGAAAAAATAAAACGCAAAGAAGAAAAATTATAAATTATACCTGCATTACTGCATTAAATAAAATCGGATCACATATTTTATATCCATCAAGTGTATTTTCAATAAAAGAGTACTTCGCTAATTCACTTAAAGCAAATGAAAAAGTATTAGAATTTATTTGTTTTTTATAATTTTTTTCAACTCTTAATTTTAATTCAGTCCAAGTAATGGGGGCGCTTGCATTTTGTAATATTAAAATATATAACCTTCTATCTTTTCGGTTTTTTAAAAAATTTTCAATTTCCCCAGCAACTATTTGAGATGCTAACTTAATTGTTTCTTTCAATGCATTTGGATCTTTAACAAATCCTTTTTTATACCCATATAAGGTCAACCACCCAACAAGCCCATCTAATTCATTAATCACTTCTTTTAATTCACGCGTAGAGATAGGTACATCAATTTGCTGGAACCCAGATTGTAAAAAAGAAAAGGATCCATTTTTATCAAATCTTTTCATTATTATTTTTGTTATATGTCTTCCATATAAAGGATGAGTTCCATCTTGTTCTCCTAAAATTTCTTCTACAAGTCCCACTTCACTGCCCGACAAAACAAAGGAAATTTTTGGTAATTTATCATAAAAATAAGAAAGAAGATCAGAAATAGACTTATTATCAATTCTCTGCACTTCATCAATAAATACAGTAATCCCCCCCAAACTTTCAATCTTTTTTTTAAGAGTAGTATACTCCAATGTATTAGTTGTTTTTATGCCTACCCCAAAACCAAAAGCAGAAACACTTAACCCCTCTATTCTTCCGAATATCTTTGATTTTTTTGTTTCTATCACTTCATTGATCATTAAAGGAATTTCTATTTTTGGATTTTGAATCATTCTCCCATCAATCCATAATTTTAAAGTTTTTGTTTCATGATATAATATATTTAATAAACTAGTTTTTCCTACTCTTCTAACACCTAACACTGCAATTATTGGATCTTTTCTTTTAATTGCATTTTTAAGTTCAAAATATTCATTCTCATGATTAAAAA
The sequence above is drawn from the Candidatus Micrarchaeia archaeon genome and encodes:
- a CDS encoding metallophosphoesterase; amino-acid sequence: MKIAIIGDTHFGYKRFQEDSFSQGIDALLSAYDKADMIILAGDIFDTRIPSMETIGEAVSILEQLRHKTWNVKYKEDNKKIPIAAIHGTHERRAKGSLNPIQLLGKMNYLIDVDENPSIFELNEEKICIQGMGGVPDEFAKNTLKSLDFKPKENMFNILVLHQSIQEYMYIGEKTSSLISLNDLPNGFDLYINGHIHDYKTGLNGKFIIPGSTVVTQLKVNEQGNKGYVIYDTLTKTHEFINVKTRPFKLKELEFSQASVIEIENEIKKIIEDILKNSQEKPIIKLNLKGDLKKGLETRDLDLSFQKEFKDKCFLFISNELNSENLKQKIEKIRELREQKKSIKDFGASIFGEKLKEAGIELNNPGAVLDELIDNPDEIIEKIKRKEEKL
- a CDS encoding ATP-binding protein, whose protein sequence is MYFELAPKENKEDFFNHENEYFELKNAIKRKDPIIAVLGVRRVGKTSLLNILYHETKTLKLWIDGRMIQNPKIEIPLMINEVIETKKSKIFGRIEGLSVSAFGFGVGIKTTNTLEYTTLKKKIESLGGITVFIDEVQRIDNKSISDLLSYFYDKLPKISFVLSGSEVGLVEEILGEQDGTHPLYGRHITKIIMKRFDKNGSFSFLQSGFQQIDVPISTRELKEVINELDGLVGWLTLYGYKKGFVKDPNALKETIKLASQIVAGEIENFLKNRKDRRLYILILQNASAPITWTELKLRVEKNYKKQINSNTFSFALSELAKYSFIENTLDGYKICDPILFNAVMQV